The proteins below are encoded in one region of Paraburkholderia phenazinium:
- a CDS encoding transketolase family protein, whose amino-acid sequence MSNATMNKPRLKTSAMIASIAGEGQVTRSAPFGHALVELARQKTNVIGMTADLGKYTDLHIFGKAFPERYYQMGMAEQLLMGAAAGLAHEGAQPFVTTYAVFATRRAYDFIHQAIAEDNLDVKIVCALPGLTTGYGPSHQAAEDLALMRAMPNITVIDPCDALDIEQMVPAMAAHKGPVYARLLRGNVPAVLDEYDYTFELGKAKMLRDGAEVLIISSGIMTMRALEVAKVLESDRIGVGVLHVPTIKPLDTETILREARRSGRLVVVAENHTVIGGLGEAVAAELMRSGVSCPFRQVGLPDAFLAAGALPTLHDRYRISTSTMAESIKAWLT is encoded by the coding sequence ATGAGCAATGCAACGATGAACAAGCCGCGCCTGAAAACGTCAGCGATGATTGCGTCAATCGCCGGCGAAGGACAGGTCACGCGTTCGGCGCCTTTCGGTCACGCTCTGGTGGAGTTGGCCCGGCAGAAGACAAACGTGATCGGCATGACGGCCGACCTCGGCAAATATACGGACCTGCATATCTTCGGCAAGGCGTTTCCTGAGCGCTACTATCAGATGGGGATGGCGGAGCAGTTGCTGATGGGCGCAGCAGCGGGGCTCGCGCACGAAGGTGCGCAACCGTTTGTTACCACGTACGCGGTATTCGCGACACGCCGCGCCTATGACTTCATTCATCAGGCGATCGCCGAAGACAATCTCGATGTGAAGATTGTCTGCGCATTGCCTGGGCTGACGACGGGCTACGGTCCCAGCCACCAGGCCGCTGAAGATCTCGCGTTGATGCGCGCCATGCCGAACATAACCGTCATCGATCCATGCGATGCACTGGACATCGAGCAAATGGTGCCCGCGATGGCGGCGCACAAAGGACCGGTATATGCGCGCCTGTTACGCGGCAACGTACCCGCAGTACTCGACGAGTACGATTACACCTTCGAGCTAGGCAAGGCCAAGATGCTGCGCGACGGTGCTGAAGTACTGATCATCTCGTCCGGCATCATGACGATGCGCGCACTGGAAGTAGCCAAGGTGCTTGAAAGCGATCGGATCGGTGTAGGAGTTCTTCATGTGCCGACGATCAAGCCACTCGACACAGAGACAATTCTACGTGAAGCTCGGCGCTCCGGCCGGCTCGTCGTCGTAGCGGAGAATCACACCGTGATAGGCGGTCTGGGTGAAGCCGTGGCTGCGGAACTAATGCGCTCGGGTGTCTCATGCCCATTCAGGCAGGTGGGGCTTCCCGACGCGTTCCTCGCTGCCGGTGCGCTGCCCACGCTCCACGACCGT